A portion of the Saccharospirillaceae bacterium genome contains these proteins:
- a CDS encoding ferredoxin family protein encodes MTFVVTDNCVKCKYTDCVEVCPVDCFYEGPNFLVIHPDECIDCALCEPECPAEAIFSEDEVPTGQEKYIELNAELAEEWTNITEQKDPLPDAEEWDGVPDKIEHLER; translated from the coding sequence ATGACATTTGTGGTAACCGATAACTGCGTTAAGTGTAAGTATACCGACTGTGTGGAAGTCTGCCCGGTCGATTGTTTTTATGAAGGTCCAAACTTTCTGGTGATTCACCCAGATGAATGCATCGACTGCGCTTTGTGTGAGCCAGAATGTCCGGCTGAAGCGATTTTCTCAGAAGATGAGGTTCCCACAGGCCAGGAAAAGTACATTGAGTTAAATGCCGAGCTGGCGGAAGAGTGGACAAATATCACCGAGCAAAAGGACCCGCTGCCGGATGCCGAAGAATGGGATGGCGTGCCCGACAAAATTGAGCATCTGGAACGATAA
- the rpoS gene encoding RNA polymerase sigma factor RpoS produces MAAQQRELREQDVFEDVDALALVEANSEDSNDKSDERFAADTSYKALDATQLYLNEIGFSPLLSAEEEVHYARLARKGDEMGRRRMIESNLRLVVKISRRYVNRGLSLLDLIEEGNLGLIRAVEKFDPERGFRFSTYATWWIRQTIERAIMNQTRTIRLPIHVVKELNVYLRAARELTQKLDHEPTAEEIAELLEKPVADVKRMLKLNERVTSVDTPLGPSSDKSILDTIADDRVSDPSEELQSQDIHSNLDQWIEELPEKQREVLSRRFGLRGYETSTLEDVGREIGLTRERVRQIQVEALKRLREIMEKQGLNAMTLFGEA; encoded by the coding sequence ATGGCAGCACAACAACGTGAATTGCGTGAACAAGACGTTTTCGAAGATGTAGACGCTCTGGCACTGGTAGAGGCAAACTCAGAAGATTCCAATGACAAATCGGACGAACGATTTGCTGCGGACACATCGTACAAAGCGCTGGACGCAACACAGCTGTATTTGAACGAGATCGGATTCTCGCCATTGCTGTCAGCAGAAGAAGAGGTGCACTACGCACGTCTGGCCCGTAAAGGCGATGAAATGGGTCGCCGCCGCATGATTGAAAGTAACTTGCGACTGGTGGTTAAGATATCCCGGCGCTACGTCAATCGCGGTCTGTCACTATTGGATCTGATCGAAGAAGGCAACCTTGGCCTTATTCGTGCGGTCGAAAAATTCGATCCGGAGCGCGGCTTCCGCTTCTCGACCTATGCGACCTGGTGGATTCGTCAGACCATCGAGCGCGCCATCATGAACCAGACGCGTACCATCCGCCTGCCGATCCATGTTGTTAAAGAATTAAATGTTTACTTACGAGCGGCTCGTGAACTGACCCAGAAGCTGGATCATGAGCCAACTGCAGAAGAGATCGCTGAGCTGCTTGAAAAACCGGTAGCGGACGTTAAACGCATGCTGAAGCTGAATGAGCGTGTAACGTCAGTTGATACTCCTCTTGGCCCAAGCTCAGACAAGTCAATTCTCGATACCATCGCTGATGATCGTGTCTCCGACCCCAGTGAGGAATTACAAAGCCAGGATATTCATTCCAATCTGGATCAATGGATTGAAGAGCTGCCTGAAAAGCAGCGTGAGGTTCTGTCACGACGCTTTGGCCTGCGCGGTTACGAAACCAGTACTCTGGAAGATGTGGGTCGTGAAATTGGCCTGACGCGTGAGCGTGTTCGTCAGATTCAGGTGGAAGCCCTGAAGCGTCTGCGTGAGATTATGGAAAAGCAGGGTCTGAATGCCATGACTCTGTTTGGTGAGGCCTGA
- a CDS encoding peptidoglycan DD-metalloendopeptidase family protein, with translation MPSGFHRVSKGETLFSIAWRYGLDVRQLANANSISKPYTIYPGQKIDIDFEPKPVALAKRPTVGKTSKQPVTNKVRPKVKPKNGHKSPTKAVVTTSADWKWPVNGRLIGRFSTRKPVNKGIDIAGSLGESVLAAAAGTVVYAGRGLRGYGNLVIVKHNDTYLSAYAHTSRIVVSEQDVVKAGQKIAEIGSTGTDKVKLHFEIRKNGKPVDPLNHLPKHPG, from the coding sequence ATGCCGTCAGGTTTCCATCGTGTAAGTAAAGGGGAAACCCTGTTTTCTATAGCCTGGCGCTACGGACTAGATGTCCGACAGTTAGCAAACGCTAACTCGATTTCTAAGCCTTATACCATCTATCCAGGTCAGAAAATTGACATTGATTTCGAGCCTAAGCCAGTTGCCCTAGCCAAAAGGCCGACTGTCGGAAAAACGTCAAAACAACCCGTTACAAACAAAGTTCGTCCTAAGGTAAAACCTAAAAACGGTCATAAGTCGCCAACAAAGGCAGTGGTAACGACCTCTGCTGACTGGAAATGGCCTGTGAACGGTCGTTTAATTGGTCGTTTTTCGACCAGAAAGCCCGTCAACAAGGGGATTGATATCGCCGGGTCTTTGGGAGAATCTGTTTTGGCAGCAGCGGCTGGCACCGTGGTTTACGCGGGTCGGGGCTTACGCGGTTACGGTAACTTAGTCATCGTTAAACATAACGACACGTACCTGAGCGCTTACGCCCACACCAGTCGCATTGTGGTCAGTGAACAAGACGTTGTTAAAGCTGGCCAGAAGATTGCCGAAATAGGATCTACTGGTACCGACAAAGTGAAACTTCACTTTGAGATCCGAAAAAATGGCAAGCCGGTTGATCCGCTCAACCATTTACCCAAACACCCTGGGTAA
- a CDS encoding DUF368 domain-containing protein, whose product MKHLWLFLKGIAMGAADVVPGVSGGTIAFITGIYTELLDSIKSINLEAVRTLFKEGPAAAWHSINGTFLLVLGSGILLALLSLAKVLHHLLLTQPELLWSFFFGLILASSWHIGKEIQGWNIAKVATLLLGIMIAAGISLASPSSVTPTALIIFGAGSIAICAMILPGISGSFILLLMGLYEPVLGAVKALDLGIMSVFAAGAGVGLLVFSRFLSWCLHHYKDLMFALLTGFMLGSLVKVWPWKETISTRMNSKGQQVPFIQDNILPLGQQSDMLIGAVFLMITGAVMVLLMEKVASRGK is encoded by the coding sequence ATGAAACACCTTTGGTTGTTTCTTAAGGGCATTGCCATGGGGGCAGCGGATGTTGTTCCTGGTGTGTCTGGTGGAACCATCGCATTTATTACCGGCATTTACACAGAACTGTTGGACTCAATTAAAAGTATTAATCTGGAAGCTGTTCGCACGCTGTTTAAGGAAGGGCCCGCAGCAGCCTGGCATTCGATCAATGGTACTTTTTTACTTGTGCTCGGGAGTGGTATTTTGTTGGCCTTGCTCTCTCTGGCGAAGGTATTGCACCACTTATTGCTGACTCAGCCAGAGCTGCTGTGGTCATTTTTCTTTGGTCTTATCCTGGCTTCAAGCTGGCATATAGGTAAAGAGATACAAGGCTGGAATATTGCTAAAGTTGCAACGCTGCTGCTCGGTATAATGATCGCTGCGGGCATCAGCCTGGCATCGCCGTCATCGGTTACTCCCACTGCTCTGATTATCTTTGGCGCCGGTAGCATCGCTATTTGTGCGATGATTCTGCCCGGGATTTCAGGTAGCTTCATTCTGTTGCTGATGGGCCTGTATGAACCGGTTCTGGGGGCTGTCAAAGCGCTGGATCTTGGGATTATGTCGGTATTTGCGGCGGGTGCGGGTGTTGGTCTGCTGGTGTTTTCACGCTTTCTTAGCTGGTGTCTGCATCATTACAAAGACCTTATGTTTGCACTTCTGACCGGCTTTATGCTGGGATCGTTAGTGAAAGTCTGGCCCTGGAAAGAGACAATCAGTACCCGTATGAACTCAAAAGGGCAGCAGGTTCCTTTTATTCAGGACAATATTTTGCCGCTCGGGCAGCAATCTGACATGCTTATCGGCGCTGTTTTTTTGATGATAACCGGGGCTGTCATGGTCTTGCTTATGGAAAAAGTGGCCAGCCGTGGTAAATAA
- a CDS encoding protein-L-isoaspartate(D-aspartate) O-methyltransferase codes for MTSQRTRNRLVERLRQSGIKNDAVLDVIARTPRHFFVDEALAHRAYEDTALPIGNGQTISQPYTVARMTEVLLAAGSLGKVLEIGTGSGYQTAVLSPLVERLFSVERIEVLHNKACQRIEALQMSNVTLALSDGTWGWPQHGPYDAILAAAAPEEVPQSLLDQLADGGRMVLPVGSEEQKLVLITRRGDHFSRKVLEPARFVPFLSGVQR; via the coding sequence ATGACATCGCAACGTACCCGCAACCGTTTGGTTGAGCGTTTGCGTCAGTCGGGAATTAAAAATGATGCCGTGCTGGACGTCATAGCCCGAACCCCACGACACTTTTTTGTGGATGAGGCACTGGCTCATCGTGCTTATGAGGACACTGCCTTGCCGATTGGCAACGGTCAAACCATCTCACAGCCTTATACCGTTGCCCGCATGACAGAGGTTTTGCTGGCAGCTGGCTCCTTAGGCAAGGTACTGGAGATTGGTACCGGCTCGGGTTACCAGACGGCGGTACTGAGCCCTCTGGTCGAGCGTCTGTTCAGTGTGGAGCGCATCGAAGTATTGCACAATAAAGCCTGCCAGCGTATCGAGGCGTTACAAATGAGTAATGTTACGCTGGCACTCTCGGACGGTACCTGGGGCTGGCCGCAGCATGGTCCCTATGATGCCATTCTGGCAGCCGCGGCTCCGGAAGAAGTGCCGCAATCACTGCTCGATCAGTTGGCGGATGGTGGCCGTATGGTGCTACCTGTCGGCAGCGAAGAACAAAAACTGGTGCTGATTACCCGTCGTGGCGATCATTTTTCCCGAAAGGTACTGGAGCCTGCGCGCTTTGTTCCGTTTTTATCCGGCGTACAGCGCTAA
- the surE gene encoding 5'/3'-nucleotidase SurE yields MKLMLSNDDGVHAPGLQTLAQALVEQGHQISVVAPDRDRSGASNSLTLDRPLHPIDLDNGFISVNGTPADCVHLGVNAFFDGECERVISGINAGANLGDDVLYSGTVAAAMEGRFLDKTPIAVSLVGKQHFATAAQVVIDLLPRIEKLNLPANSVININVPDRPFAQLNGYAITRLGHRQRSANPVLTTNPRGKECYWISAAGDVADATEGTDFYAIEQGKVSVSIIHMDMTLHAVQSDVEPYFQDLIRE; encoded by the coding sequence ATGAAACTGATGCTCTCCAATGATGATGGTGTACACGCCCCAGGCCTGCAAACGCTGGCCCAGGCACTGGTTGAGCAGGGTCATCAGATTAGTGTGGTTGCACCTGACCGTGATCGCAGTGGCGCCAGTAATTCATTAACGCTGGATCGTCCATTACATCCGATTGATCTCGACAATGGTTTTATCAGCGTTAACGGCACGCCAGCAGATTGTGTTCATCTGGGAGTGAATGCATTTTTTGATGGCGAATGCGAACGTGTGATCTCCGGCATTAATGCCGGTGCTAACCTGGGAGACGACGTTCTATACTCGGGCACCGTGGCGGCCGCGATGGAAGGTCGCTTTCTCGACAAAACACCCATTGCCGTTTCCCTGGTGGGGAAACAGCACTTTGCTACGGCAGCCCAGGTTGTAATCGACTTACTTCCACGTATTGAAAAACTGAATCTACCGGCCAATTCGGTGATCAATATCAACGTGCCTGACCGTCCGTTTGCGCAGCTTAATGGTTACGCTATTACCCGCTTGGGTCATCGTCAGCGATCAGCAAACCCGGTGCTCACCACCAATCCGCGCGGCAAGGAATGTTACTGGATTTCAGCCGCTGGTGATGTTGCTGATGCTACAGAAGGGACCGATTTTTATGCGATTGAACAAGGTAAAGTGTCTGTCAGCATCATTCATATGGACATGACACTGCACGCTGTTCAGTCTGACGTTGAACCATATTTCCAGGATCTGATCCGCGAGTGA
- a CDS encoding tRNA pseudouridine(13) synthase TruD encodes MTESALPAWPRLYPQTGATGWLKCHNQDFCVVEIPQVLPCGEGEHIWLEIEKNGVNTGWIAKQLAELVGVKEMDIGYAGLKDRHAITRQWFSIYLPLVRLPNGEPDFSAVEKNQDGEQIKVLQVRRHSKKLRRGELLGNRFEIRLRDIGYQEGGDKAALERNLEFVKQSGVPNYFGEQRFGHNGGNIEASRQMLSGEIQVKNRSKKSIYLSAARSLIFNEVVAARINRQTQSLMLEGDIAADQQLNGQPIATAPLWGRGRLQTSGEVLSLETEVASLYADICEGLEHRGLNQERRALIAGVDNLAWQWSDSDPQMAASDDPAWQGSSGEDLTLCFSLPSGYYATSVIRELLSPRERTPVWQTDAASQTNNQSL; translated from the coding sequence ATGACTGAATCTGCATTACCCGCTTGGCCAAGGTTATACCCACAAACTGGTGCAACCGGTTGGCTGAAATGCCATAACCAGGATTTTTGTGTGGTCGAGATTCCGCAGGTGCTGCCTTGTGGCGAGGGTGAACACATCTGGCTTGAAATTGAAAAAAACGGTGTCAACACGGGCTGGATTGCCAAGCAACTTGCCGAGTTGGTTGGCGTAAAAGAAATGGATATCGGTTATGCCGGATTGAAAGACCGCCATGCGATTACCCGTCAATGGTTCAGCATTTATTTACCCTTGGTGCGCTTGCCCAATGGCGAACCGGATTTTTCTGCTGTTGAAAAGAACCAGGACGGCGAACAAATCAAAGTCCTGCAGGTGCGTCGTCATTCGAAAAAGTTACGGCGTGGAGAGTTGCTCGGTAACCGTTTTGAAATCCGGCTGCGCGATATCGGTTACCAGGAGGGTGGCGATAAAGCGGCGCTGGAACGAAATCTGGAATTTGTTAAACAAAGCGGCGTCCCCAACTACTTTGGAGAGCAGCGCTTCGGTCATAACGGCGGCAATATCGAGGCGTCACGTCAGATGTTGAGCGGTGAGATACAGGTTAAAAACCGCAGTAAGAAAAGTATTTATCTGTCAGCGGCGCGTTCGCTGATTTTTAATGAAGTGGTTGCTGCCCGCATTAACCGGCAGACTCAATCGCTGATGTTGGAAGGCGACATTGCCGCGGATCAACAGCTGAATGGTCAGCCAATTGCCACTGCGCCACTGTGGGGGCGAGGCCGGTTGCAGACCAGTGGCGAGGTACTGTCGCTGGAAACGGAAGTGGCCAGCCTGTATGCCGATATCTGTGAAGGGTTGGAGCACAGAGGTTTGAATCAGGAACGTCGTGCCCTGATTGCAGGGGTGGATAACCTGGCCTGGCAATGGTCTGATTCCGATCCACAGATGGCTGCCAGCGATGACCCGGCCTGGCAGGGCAGCAGCGGCGAAGATTTAACGCTCTGTTTTTCTTTGCCAAGTGGGTATTATGCCACTTCTGTCATTCGTGAGTTGTTATCTCCACGGGAGCGAACACCGGTTTGGCAAACTGACGCTGCGTCGCAAACCAACAATCAATCGCTTTAG
- the ispF gene encoding 2-C-methyl-D-erythritol 2,4-cyclodiphosphate synthase, with protein sequence MMRIGHGFDVHKFGEGEFVTLGGVQIPYEKGLLAHSDGDVALHALSDALLGAAALGDIGKHFPDTDDAYAGADSRVLLRHVVGLIRDKGYRISNVDITIVAQAPKMAPHIQAMRENIAADLNVRLDDVNVKATTTEKLGFEGRKEGISTHAIALLLAAE encoded by the coding sequence ATTATGCGTATTGGCCACGGCTTTGATGTTCACAAATTTGGCGAAGGTGAGTTTGTTACCCTCGGTGGTGTTCAGATTCCTTATGAGAAAGGCCTGCTCGCACATTCTGATGGTGACGTAGCACTGCACGCACTGTCCGATGCGTTGCTGGGGGCTGCAGCATTGGGCGATATCGGTAAGCACTTCCCGGATACTGACGATGCTTACGCTGGAGCCGACAGCCGGGTGTTACTGCGCCATGTTGTCGGCTTGATTCGTGATAAGGGTTACCGTATTTCAAACGTCGATATTACCATTGTTGCTCAAGCACCGAAGATGGCACCGCACATACAGGCGATGCGAGAGAACATCGCCGCTGACCTGAATGTGCGCCTTGATGATGTCAACGTAAAAGCGACCACCACTGAAAAGTTGGGTTTTGAAGGTCGCAAAGAAGGCATCTCAACCCATGCGATTGCGCTGCTATTAGCGGCAGAATAA
- the ispD gene encoding 2-C-methyl-D-erythritol 4-phosphate cytidylyltransferase has translation MTSSTSLPHTDSPKFWPILPAAGVGSRMQADRPKQYLSLHGQFLMDHTLQVMLSYPKFEQLVLVLSPGDPYWPESTFASDSRIIQADGGSERCYSVLNGLKALEGIAASDDWVAVHDVARPCLRHSDLDALFMALENSSADNNAVCGAILASPTRDTMKRGIKQQDGTVTIDHTVEREQLWHALTPQVFRYAELKQALEYCLQNKREVTDEASALEQIQQLPLLVEGRADNIKVTRPEDLALAELFLSRR, from the coding sequence ATGACCTCCAGTACCTCCCTACCACACACTGACTCTCCAAAGTTCTGGCCTATTTTACCGGCCGCGGGTGTTGGCAGCCGCATGCAGGCCGATCGTCCTAAACAATATCTGTCGTTGCACGGTCAGTTCTTAATGGACCATACGCTGCAGGTGATGCTGAGTTATCCGAAGTTTGAGCAATTGGTGCTGGTGTTATCGCCAGGTGACCCATACTGGCCGGAAAGCACTTTCGCCAGTGACTCTCGGATTATTCAGGCAGACGGGGGCAGCGAGCGATGTTACTCCGTATTAAACGGCTTAAAAGCGCTGGAAGGCATTGCTGCTTCGGATGACTGGGTAGCGGTGCATGATGTTGCCCGACCTTGTTTACGTCATTCTGATTTAGATGCACTGTTTATGGCGCTGGAAAATTCATCAGCGGACAATAACGCTGTGTGTGGTGCCATCTTAGCGTCACCGACCCGCGATACCATGAAGCGTGGTATCAAACAGCAGGATGGTACGGTTACGATTGATCATACGGTTGAACGTGAGCAATTATGGCATGCGTTAACACCACAGGTATTTCGTTATGCCGAATTAAAACAGGCATTGGAATACTGTTTACAGAATAAACGGGAAGTAACTGATGAAGCGTCCGCGCTGGAGCAGATACAACAATTACCGTTATTGGTTGAAGGCCGGGCTGACAATATTAAAGTGACCCGTCCGGAAGATCTGGCGCTAGCCGAGTTGTTTTTATCCCGGCGTTAG
- a CDS encoding septum formation initiator family protein, producing MRWLIYTLIPAALLLILLYRLWFDDTGLIASETLQQEIERLQQDNDVQQDQNDSLLAEVKDLKSGNEILEEKAREDLGLVREGETFILFVDPAKK from the coding sequence ATGCGTTGGTTGATTTACACACTGATCCCGGCAGCTTTATTGCTGATCCTTTTATATCGTTTATGGTTTGATGATACGGGCCTGATTGCCAGTGAAACATTGCAGCAGGAAATTGAACGGCTGCAACAAGACAACGACGTCCAGCAAGATCAGAATGATTCGTTATTAGCTGAAGTGAAAGACCTGAAAAGTGGTAACGAAATTCTCGAAGAAAAAGCGCGCGAAGATTTGGGTTTGGTGCGCGAGGGTGAGACCTTTATTCTATTTGTTGATCCTGCGAAAAAATGA
- the eno gene encoding phosphopyruvate hydratase, giving the protein MANIIDIKAREVLDSRGNPTIEADVTLEGGFFGTACAPSGASTGTREALELRDGDKSRYLGKGVLKAVENVNTVIKSSLLGMDGTDQRALDHKMLELDGTDNKANLGANAILAVSLAAAKAAATAKGVELYEHIADINGTAGQYSMPVPMMNIINGGEHADNNVDIQEFMVQPVGAPTFAEALRAGAEIFHSLKKVLSSQGLNTAVGDEGGFAPNLASNADALAAIKEAVANAGYELGKDTTLALDCASSEFYVDGKYDLKGEGKVFSAEEFSDYLAELCDQYPIVSIEDGQDESDWDGWKYQTEKLGAKVQLVGDDLFVTNTKILKEGIEKDIANSILIKFNQIGSLTETLEAIKMAKDAGYTAVISHRSGETEDTTIADLAVGTCAGQIKTGSLCRSDRVAKYNRLLRIEEQLGAKAPYNGLKEIKGQ; this is encoded by the coding sequence ATGGCCAACATTATCGACATCAAAGCACGCGAAGTTCTGGACTCACGCGGTAATCCAACCATCGAAGCAGACGTTACTCTGGAAGGTGGTTTTTTTGGGACTGCTTGTGCGCCAAGTGGTGCCTCTACCGGTACTCGTGAAGCGCTGGAACTGCGTGATGGCGATAAGAGCCGCTACCTGGGCAAAGGTGTCCTGAAAGCGGTTGAAAACGTAAACACCGTTATTAAGTCTTCCCTGCTGGGCATGGACGGTACTGATCAGCGTGCTCTGGATCATAAAATGCTGGAGCTGGACGGTACTGACAATAAAGCCAACCTGGGTGCGAACGCTATTCTGGCGGTATCTCTGGCGGCAGCGAAAGCCGCTGCGACGGCTAAAGGTGTTGAGCTGTACGAACACATCGCCGACATCAATGGCACTGCGGGTCAGTACTCTATGCCTGTACCTATGATGAACATCATCAACGGTGGCGAGCATGCAGACAATAACGTAGACATTCAGGAATTTATGGTACAGCCGGTTGGCGCTCCGACTTTCGCTGAAGCGCTGCGTGCGGGTGCTGAAATCTTCCATAGCCTGAAAAAAGTTCTGTCTTCTCAGGGCCTGAACACGGCAGTTGGTGATGAAGGTGGTTTTGCTCCGAACCTGGCATCTAACGCTGACGCGCTGGCGGCGATTAAAGAAGCGGTTGCGAATGCGGGTTACGAGTTGGGTAAAGATACGACTCTGGCTCTCGACTGTGCTTCCTCCGAATTCTATGTTGATGGCAAATACGACCTCAAAGGCGAAGGCAAAGTATTCTCGGCTGAAGAATTCTCTGACTACCTGGCAGAGCTGTGTGATCAGTACCCAATCGTTTCTATTGAAGACGGTCAGGATGAATCCGATTGGGATGGCTGGAAGTATCAGACTGAAAAACTGGGCGCTAAAGTGCAGCTGGTGGGCGACGATCTGTTCGTAACCAACACCAAGATTCTGAAAGAAGGTATCGAAAAAGACATCGCTAACTCTATCCTGATTAAGTTCAACCAGATCGGTTCACTGACCGAAACTCTGGAAGCGATCAAGATGGCGAAAGACGCGGGTTATACGGCTGTGATTTCTCACCGTTCCGGCGAAACGGAAGACACCACTATTGCTGATCTGGCAGTTGGTACTTGTGCTGGTCAGATTAAGACCGGTTCTCTGTGTCGTTCTGACCGTGTTGCTAAGTACAACCGTCTGCTGCGCATTGAAGAGCAGCTGGGCGCGAAAGCTCCATATAATGGCCTGAAAGAAATTAAAGGTCAGTAA
- a CDS encoding CTP synthase: MTRFIFVTGGVVSSLGKGIASASLAAILEARGLKVTMLKLDPYINVDPGTMSPFQHGEVFVTEDGAETDLDLGHYERFIRTKMSRRNNFTTGRIYTDVLAKERRGDYLGGTVQVIPHITDEIKRRVLEGAEGADVALVEIGGTVGDIESQPFLEAVRQMKVELGSKRALSMHLTLVPYIATAGETKTKPTQHSVKEMRTIGLQPDILICRSDHTIDASSLRKIALFTNVEERAVIPLEDADTIYKIPTMLNKAGLDEYIVEKFDLSCNEADLSEWAEVADAKLNPEREVHIAMVGKYMELLDAYKSLIEAVDHAGIHHKVKVKIDFIDAEDIERKGTDILKDKAAILVPGGFGNRGVEGKIQTVQYARENKIPFLGICLGMQSAVIEFARNVVGLTDAHSSEFSNDTQHPVVGLITEWTDASGNTETRTENSDLGGTMRLGGQECRLTEGSNTALAYGSDVIVERHRHRYEVNANMIAQLEEAGLRIAGRSIDGDLVEVVEVIDHPWFVGCQFHPEFTSTPRDGHGLFKAFIAAALKQDQ; the protein is encoded by the coding sequence ATGACACGATTTATTTTCGTTACGGGTGGTGTTGTTTCTTCTTTAGGGAAAGGCATCGCTTCAGCATCTCTGGCTGCTATTCTGGAGGCGCGTGGCCTCAAGGTCACCATGCTTAAGCTCGACCCATACATCAACGTGGACCCGGGTACGATGAGCCCATTTCAGCACGGCGAGGTGTTCGTAACGGAAGACGGTGCAGAAACGGATCTGGATTTAGGTCACTATGAGCGTTTCATCCGCACCAAGATGTCTCGCCGCAATAACTTCACCACCGGGCGTATTTACACCGACGTGCTGGCCAAAGAACGTCGTGGCGATTACCTGGGTGGCACGGTTCAGGTGATTCCTCATATCACTGACGAAATCAAACGCCGTGTGCTGGAAGGGGCAGAGGGTGCCGATGTGGCGCTGGTTGAAATCGGTGGCACCGTCGGTGACATAGAATCCCAGCCATTCCTGGAAGCGGTTCGCCAAATGAAGGTAGAGCTGGGCTCCAAACGCGCACTGTCGATGCACCTGACACTGGTTCCTTACATCGCCACTGCCGGTGAAACCAAGACCAAGCCAACTCAGCACTCCGTGAAGGAGATGCGTACTATTGGTCTGCAGCCTGATATTCTGATTTGTCGTTCTGATCACACCATCGATGCTTCATCACTGCGCAAGATTGCTCTGTTCACTAACGTTGAGGAGCGTGCCGTCATCCCGCTGGAGGACGCCGACACTATTTATAAAATCCCGACAATGCTGAATAAGGCGGGTCTGGATGAGTACATCGTGGAAAAATTCGACCTCAGCTGCAATGAAGCGGATCTGTCCGAGTGGGCGGAAGTGGCAGATGCCAAGCTGAACCCGGAGCGTGAAGTTCATATCGCCATGGTTGGTAAATACATGGAGTTGTTGGATGCCTATAAATCGTTGATCGAGGCTGTTGATCATGCCGGTATTCACCACAAGGTGAAGGTCAAAATCGACTTTATCGATGCTGAAGACATTGAACGTAAAGGCACTGACATCCTCAAGGATAAAGCCGCGATTCTGGTTCCGGGTGGTTTTGGTAACCGCGGTGTGGAAGGCAAAATCCAGACGGTTCAGTACGCGCGTGAAAACAAGATTCCATTCCTGGGTATCTGTTTAGGTATGCAGAGCGCGGTCATCGAATTCGCTCGCAACGTAGTTGGCTTGACCGACGCGCATTCTTCTGAATTCAGCAATGACACTCAGCACCCGGTTGTTGGTTTAATTACTGAATGGACGGACGCTTCTGGTAATACGGAAACTCGCACAGAAAACTCGGATCTGGGTGGCACCATGCGTTTGGGTGGTCAGGAGTGTCGTCTGACTGAAGGCTCCAATACGGCGCTGGCGTACGGTTCCGACGTGATTGTCGAGCGTCATCGTCACCGTTACGAAGTGAACGCCAATATGATTGCGCAGCTCGAAGAAGCTGGTTTACGCATTGCGGGTCGCTCCATTGATGGCGACCTGGTTGAGGTTGTTGAAGTGATTGATCACCCTTGGTTTGTGGGTTGTCAGTTCCACCCTGAGTTTACGTCTACACCACGTGATGGACACGGACTGTTTAAAGCATTTATCGCTGCTGCCTTAAAGCAAGATCAATAA